In Setaria italica strain Yugu1 chromosome IX, Setaria_italica_v2.0, whole genome shotgun sequence, the genomic stretch TATATTGTCAGGCAATTTTATTGGGAATAACAAGGGCTTGCATGAATACCATTTCATATCTGAAGCAAGTTTTCAAAAAACTACTTGAGTTTTAGCAAAAGTTGCCCTAcgaggttgtattgattggttgaaaGGCCTAAAAGAAAACTTAGTTCTGCAGGGATTATACCTGTTGGTACCAAATTCAAAAAATTTGTGCATCGTTCCCCACAAGACAAGAATCTTTATTTacaaaattctaaaaaaatattcgCGTCAGAAATGAGGGATATTTTGTTTCTTCGTACATAATTAGTTTCTTACATAATTAGTTTCTTCCGATTCTGACGTAACATGCAATTTCTATGAAACATTAGAAGCTCAGTTTACCCTATTTATATGATTTAAGTCATTTACCCCTATTTATACAATTTAAGTATACATaaagtaattttttttctttaatttaaacTATACTTTTGACCTTAGAATGCTAATAGGCATGATTTTAGATTCAATACTTTAGTAAGTAAAAGAAGTCAGTTAATTCATTGAGGCTATGTTTATACACTGTGTCAATGGTCAATTCTGAGGCGAAGGCTCCATCAgaataattattatttatttcaaGCTACTTTGGCTCTTTCGTAAtgttcaaaaagaaaattctgtaATGGTAAGacgaaaaaaggaaaaaataaaaaggaagtgTGGAAAAAATGACAAGAAGAAATTGGAACGGCAATTTGAAAGAGAGACGATTGACGCGGCAGTTCGTTTTGGTCATGGTATTAAGAAATGGAATCTTGAAATGGTCCCTTGCATGTTGGCAAAGTGTAAAGGTACTCATCTTGCCCCTTTCATTGGGCAAGTTTCTTCAGGAAAATGTCCTTTAATAGTTACAAGGGACATGAAGCTTGAGTAATTTCTGTAGACCAACTCAATAACCACAAGAACCTTCATATATTTTTGTCAAGCAGTCAATTTGTGTTGTAACATTTTGGTTGGGAAATTTTGTAAGAACTATCAATAATAGTTGTGTGAGGCTTTTTTGAGAAACCAGAGTTGTGTGAGGCTTGACCATTCACTTAGAAAGTGGAGACGCAAATGATTAATTATGTGAACTAAATCCTTTAAAAGATTATGTAAAGTTTACGCTTTATTAAGAAAGTGAGGTGCCTTTTCAAATGTGGTAACGGACGGCACAACACCGTTAGCGATGAGCCCCACAAATGTTATCCAGCGGCATGGTATATATAGTTCAATGAGTATCCGTATGTTAAGGGAAAATGAAACGTATAAACGTCATCCTCAAGAAAAATGCAGGTTATCTTTCAACGCACAGTAGACAGTACTATAGGTCGGTGGTTTATTTCCCTCACGACCAATTTGCTGGTTAAGGTACGTATCGTACCTGTGAGAATAACCAATGGCCGGTTGCCTTTACTCATCAGTACTATAAGTTTTTAAAAAATACTCATCAGTATAAGAAGACATAGAGGTCCTCGAGGTTGTCACCGGCGCACAGCAGGAGAGATAACAATGGCGCACGCGGAAGTTGGAAGGTCTATACCAGTGCCGAATGTGCAGGCACTTGCACAAACTTGCAGCGGATCGGACGAGCAGATCCCCGAAAGGTACATCAGGGTGGAGGAGGCTGCAGAGGAGGTGATCAGTGGTCGTGACATCTCCTCCGCGATCCCAATCATCGATCTCAACAAGTTGCTTGATCCGCAGTCATCAAAAGAGGAGTGCGCAAAGCTTGGATCAGCGTGTAACCAGTGGGGCTTCTTTCAGGTATATATATAAAGCTATAGGGAGTCTGGAATTCTGTACTTTCAGTAAATTAAATATGGGAGCTAATTTATGCTATTGCAActttcaaaaagaaaattaagCTGTTGTCTGTTGAGATTGCTACAACTCTTTAGAGCTAGTTCAGTTTGGCGAGAGATCGATGTCTATAACAGCAAACTTCACACATGGACGTGATTTAAGTTTTAACGAGAAGAAATGATATCAAGAAaaataatgtttgttgatgtcgAATTCTGCAGCTCATCAATCATGGTGTACCAGATGAAGTGATCCACAACTTCAGGAACGGCATGGCTGAATTCTTCAAACAGTCACTGGAAGCAAAGAAGATGTATTCACAGGTACCAGCAGTCTTGAAGGGTATGGTCAGCACTTCGTTTTTCTCCGAGAGCCAGAAACTGGACTGNNNNNNNNNNNNNNNNNNNNNNNNNNNNNNNNNNNNNNNNNNNNNNNNNNNNNNNNNNNNNNNNNNNNNNNNNNNNNNNNNNNNNNNNNNNNNNNNNNNNCGAGCAAAAGGTGTCAGAGCCAGCGGAAATTACTGGAGATGGCAAGTGGGTCGCTGTAAACGCCCTGGATGGCGCATTCATCGTCAATGTTGGCGACATACTTGAGGTAAACATGGAAGCTAGTCTACATCATGTTGtgtacaaactgaactcctttCATGCCAATAAACTGGTGATGGTATTAGGTCTTAGTTCAATTATGGCTGCTAATCACTTTGCAGATTCTGAGTAATGGAAGGTATAAGAGCGTTGAGCACAGGGCCATTGTGCACTCGACCAAGGAGCGCATGTCGGCGGCAGTGTTCCACCAGCCATGCCAGGATTCGACTGTCGCCCCACTGCCGGAGCTTGTCAAGAACGACGGTAGGGCGCAGTATAGCTCAATCAGTTTCATGGATTTCATCAAGGGCTACTTCGCGGCAAAGCTTGATGGAAGGAGCTACCTCGAGAGCTTGAAGAGTTAATGGTATATATATGAAGCAGTGGAGACGAATAACACGCTTGAGGTCTAGCTTGTGTGAAGTCCTGTCTGATGTTTGTATTGCTATGCGCTATATAATGCTATCGTCTTGCAGCTTGATCTTCTATCCCCAAAATAACTTTCTCTGGAATGAAGAGTTTGGTTGGGTTTTGTTGGGTTTTATCTTGCATGTAAGCCTGCAAGGTATGGTGTTTGTTCTAATTCCCCTCTTCCGGAAAATGGAAAAAATGTACAAATAGATATAACATTTCACTAGATAgatcatgaaatatattttgatagtgtatttatttaaaattatagatgttgatatgcttataaatttgatcaaaattagaaaaagtaATTTATGATTagtcaaaatgatctacaatttagaacaTATACATGGAGAAGAAGGTTTGAAACGCGAACAAACTACTGGACCGGACTTTTTATCCTGCTCCTCCCTGCACTAGTGCAGTCGGCCCAGCCCACGATTGGACACGAAGTCCCGATGGCGCGGACGTCTCACAAAGTTACCAGTCCACCACTCATTCCGCCCCGTCGCCTTCGCCGCTCGCGACTCCGGagaccggcggcgccgctgcagAGCCTCGACCGTGCAGTGCTCGAGTGGACGATGGGGCGCAGTGGTGGCGCAACAACACCGGGCGGCTTGACCGTCAGCAGCCTTCTGCTAAGCGCGACCACCGCATGCCCCGGCGTCGGCGTGGCTACTCCCCCAGCGGGCCGCGTCGGCGACCGGTCCTCCCGGTGCCGTCCTGCCCAGCGCCCCTCCTACCTTTCAGGCGTTGCCCGTTGGTGGTGAGATGCTGTTCTGAGAGGTTTGTCGATTGCCTTTTTGGCGTGTGGGATTGCTCTTTCAAGGTTAGGAATTAGGGTAACCTTGCTTTACTGGATTATTAGTAAACTGATTAGACTATGTTTCGTCTTCGTGCATCATCAGTAGTGCACGTAGACAACCTTACTTGACTGAAATCAGATGTTGATATTGTTTTTAATAATAAAATCGGGGCGAGATCTCTGCCGTACGTGTTGGTCTAAAATCGGGGCGATATCTTCTATTCATTGAAAAATGAAGAGAagtaaacaattatttttccagtTGGTATCTTTGTTGACAACAAAGCAGaagattttatatttttatggaGGGAAGTAATTTCCACACGTCATTGTGTGATGATTTACAGTTGCGTAAAAAAATGAGTCACACTGGTTTGTATGCAACAAACTGAGTCATGCACGTTGAAATTTCGTATTTAACTAGAAGTAAGTGTTTTTGTTAATCCACCATCTTGACTCCTGGATCCATCATGAGTCATTTGATAGTATTTTGatttattaattatttattaCTTACAAACCATGTACTTGTACAGCTAATGATATTGTTAGAATTATGTCAAGAATatcaattttttgaaaaaaaattgtatgtAAAACTAACGTGATATTGCGCCGGCCCTCAAGAAAACAATTGATTTTGCACCGCCCAGTATAATTCAACAGTGTTTAAATTAATGACAATATTCGTGACCAGTTATCTAGCAAGGTCATTGATGTTATGTATGGGCACAAATACTCAAGTGGGGCAGGTCCGATCCTTTGCTCAAGTTTGAATAGCCTTTAGATAAAGGTTGATCGGTTAGAGATAAGAtaaataatactccctccgttccaaattataagtcatttcaactttcttggagagtcaaagcatctcaagtttgaccaaatttatacaataaagtgctaacattcatgatatcaaataggtaccattagtttcttcattaaatgtattttcatagtatatctattcggtgccataaacttttgtgattttctctataattttagtcaaacataaaaatgtttgactctccaagaaagttggaatgacttataatttggaacggagggagtagatattCAGTTTCTAACTTAATAATTTGAGTTTGTTAGGAGAGCTCGGCGCAGCTGTCTTAAATATGCCAGCGATAATGCCATGGAGGATCAGTAGACGTTAACCTTTCACCCTGTCTCTGAATTTTTAATTGTGAGAATAATTCAATGAGATGCTATGTGATTCTCTCCACTTTGAGTGGTTGACCAACACTCCTCGAAATCTGTATCTTATTATTAATTGTCTTAGTCATCATTGTTAATATTTAAATCCGAAATACTTCGTGGCCTAAATGCAAGAACTTCTATAAAAAGGAGCTCCCCAAGGTACTCAAGAGCGAGAGGTAATTAACAATGGCTCATGCAGAAGCCGGAGGATCTATACCAGTGCCAAATGTGCAGGCCCTTGCACAAAATTACAACATTTCAGAGGAGCAGATCCCTGAAAGGTACATCAGGTTGGAAGAGACGGCCGAGAAGGTCATTGGTGGTCATGACATCTTCTCTGAAATTCCAATTATCGATCTCAACAAGTTGCTGGATCCGCAGTCATCCAAAGAGGAGTGTGCCAAGCTTGGATCTGCCTGTAAGCAGTGGGGCTTCTTTCAGGTATATAAAACTAATATCTTCATGTTTACAACATAGTACAGTTATATGCAGTTCCATGTACCTGTATAACAAAGATGGGAGCTGAGTTGCTACGATTGCAACTACTCTGTGactcgatttttttttccagaaagaTTGATGTTAAAATGGCTACAAGTTAACTTCCGTATTCACATATTTCAACAAGCAACTTCACTGTTGTTGTTAAAAACCGCAGCTCATCAACCATGGTATACCAGATGAAGTGATCTCCAACTTCAGGAATGACATGAATGAATTCTTCAAGCAGCCACTGGAAGCAAAGAAGGTGTACTCAATGGAACCGGGCAATCTTGAAGGGTATGGCCAGCACTTTGTTGTTTCCGATAACCAGAAACTGGACTGGGCAGACATGTTCTACCTCATGCTCCGTCCGAGCGATTCGAGGAACCTGAGGTTCTGGCCTCGCAACCCTCCATCTTTCAGGTCTGCCTGGACTCACATATATACTTCTGTGCCATGAATCTTGATTATACTACCACTTCATCCCTGATATATATTTAACCACAGCCTTCCATGGTTACACTTTAACCTTGATAGGGACTCCATTGATACGTACTCCTCTGAGGCAGCAAAGCTTGTGTCTTGCTTGCTGCGGTTTGTGGCCATGGACATGGGTGTTGAGCCGGAATCTCTCCTGGAGAGATTCAGAGGTCAGCCTCAAAGCATGCGAATGACATACTATCCCCCATGCAAGCAGGCTGAAAAGGTGGTGGGATTGTCGCCGCACACTGATGGTACCGGCCTGACGCTGCTGCTCCAGGCAAATGACGTGCAAGGGCTGCAGATCCGAAAGGATGGAAAGTGGGTCGCCATAAACGCCCTGGATGGAGCATTCATCGTCAATGTCGGCGACATACTTGAGGTAAGGATGCAGCCTAGTACAACATTTTGTGTGAGCACTGAACCACTAAAGTTGTTTGTTCCCCTGATGCTAACGAGCTAGTGGTTGGAATATTATTAGCATATTTTAATCATGATTTTTAATTGACTGGCAGATTCTAAGTAATGGAAGATACAAAAGCATTGAGCACAGGGCCGTGGTGCACCCAACTAGGGAGCGCATGTCAGCGGCAGTGTTCCACCAGCCATGCAAGTATGCCACCGTCGGCCCTCTGCCGGAGCTTGTGAAGAAGGACGGTGAGGCGTTCTACAACTCAATCGGTTACATGGATTTTATCACACGATTCTTCGCGGCAAAGCTTGATGGGAGGGATCACCTGGAGAGCTTGAAGAGTTGATGGTTGTCTTGTCTATGAAGCAATGGAGATGAATAATGCTTGTTGCAAGATCATGTACTGAAGTTTCTTTCCTGAAGTATTCTCTCTGGTGTTTATTGTTCTTTGTGCTATTAAAAATAAGATGAAAAGATTGCCGGTTACATTGGGTCCATAAAAAAGGACTTGCTTCTCCAACGAAGTAATTGACTTTGATGTGACgacagggaaaaaaaacaaagtacGCCAAAATTAAAAGAGACGATCTGAATGAtctgttggaacttggaagtggACTCCACCAGTATAGGACTCCACATAGGCTGAGCTGACAGATTTCGAGATTGaccaagggggtgtttggatctttagatctcctaaaattcatgtcacatcgaatattcggaggctaattaggaggactaaatataagctaattataaaactaattacacagatggaggctaatcacgagacgaatctattaaacctaattaatccatcattagcacatgtttattgtagcatcacattgtcaaattatgaactaattaggcttaatagattcatctcgtaaattagtctctatctgtgcaattaattttataattagtctatatttaatactcctaattagtatctaaacgttcgatgtgacagaaattttaggagggactaaaaACAAACACCCCCCAAGTCTCCTGATCCCCGGATGAATAGATTCTACCATAAATAACCTAACAAATCGGGCTACCTCAGTTTGCAATGTGTGCCTatgaacaaaaaagaaaaagaaatctgGGCCGCCCTGACTTAGACCCAGTTTTTGCTTTCGCCCGCCTGCTCGCTTTTGTTGGGTTGCTTATATGCAGCTAAAATCTGGCCCGAATCTCTCGCATAGTGGGCTCACTTATGTCTTGCTCCCTCGTCCCGTCGGCCCATTTGCCAATAGAAAAGGCAagcttttcaaaagaaaaggtctaTTTTGCCTGATTTAAATGTTACATAGTATAGTTTTCCTCCCTCATCTGCAATGCTAGATATCGAACATCTTTAAGCCCGTAATACCCGTTATTTCCGTCCAAACCATCTCCATGTGTACTAGTTTTTGACATATGCGGTGAGCAAGACAACCGGAACCATTTCTATGTGTCAAAAAAACAGTATATATGTTGAAACCTCCGCCACATCAACACCAGCTCAGTTCAAAAGTGGGGTTAAGATCAGGTCAGGAGAAAAAATAACTAGGGATGGCCGTTGTCTGATATTGGAGTAAAGGAGGAAATTTTGACTTTTACGAAAGTGGgataaataaaataaacttttttttactttgcCGATTCCACTGGAAACAGATGCGCTGTAAATTGGCATTACAAAAAGTGCATTGCAAATCATTCGAGGAAAAAAAACGCATTTTAAATTTGCAGCCCAATGCCGTTGCACCATTTGTATGCCCGCGTTGTGCCCATTCTCGTACGCACAAACGAAAATGCAGACAAACGAGAAGGAAGCTTGGTCGTTAGAGCATTTCCAATAGATTTGGTAAATTTGATACTTCAAAAAAATACTTAGGATAAAGAAAAATTTAGATACACAGTGTTGCCTTCTCCAGCGGGCGTATGTAAAACTGGTAACTTATAATTCTTTCCAGAACTATTCTGTGAATGAAATCTTCTTTCAAGTGTCCATCTACAAAATCACTCATCTTCTTCCccacctcttcttcccctttGACTTGCGCTGCAGCTATCCTCGCGTCAGGCCGCCACTCCTCCACCCacgccgccccgccgctgccttcCTATgcgggcccgccgccgctctccccgCGTCCgaccgccgctcctccgcccgCGCCTACCCACCGCTGCTcccctccccacgccgccgctgcctacCTATGCGGGCCCACCGCTGCTCCTTCCCCTCAcctgcgcggcggcgctcggccgcACCGCGGCTGCACCGCCGGAGCTCGCTTGCCCCGCAGCTAGGCCGGCGGAGCTTCAACGTGCGACGGTGCTCGCCCGCCATGGGGGAGAGGCGACGAGAAGGactgccgccgccccctcgggGTCCTCCGACGGTCAAatcgacgcgccgccgccccgtcgaGCCTCCCCAGCGTCCAAATCAACGCGACGCCGCCCCCTTGAGCTCACCTTGCGGCCGAATCGACGAGCCTCCGTCTCGTCGCCGATTCGAGGCTCCTCCGTTCGGGCCAATCCTCCGCTCGCTCCGCTGCTCGCCGGCGCACGAAGGAGCTTGCCTGCACCGCGCGGGAGTTCGCATGTGGCGGGGTAGGTTGGGCACGCCCGGGCGGCGCTCCACCGGCGCCGGAGATGGAGATTAGGGGCGGCGGACGGTGGGCAGAAGCTTCAACCAGCGGTAGTTGGAGTTCCCGCGTGAGGAGGAGAAATATAGCAGTCCATCTTTGGGTCAAGGAGAGAGAAATTTAGGTCATGACCTATTATACCAATCCATATAGGTCATCTGCTGGAGCTGGTTTTAGGTATAGCAAGGTCATCAGCCGGAGATGCTCTTGAACCGGCAGAGACCGTGGTTGGCGTACTAGCACGCCATTCGCCATGCCACGCATATCACATGCCTTCTGAGGGCGCTACGCCGTGAGCTGGGTCTTGGCATCAGAGGCGACACCAGCATCCACAGGCCATGAGATGGTCCCTCGTTGTGGCATCCGGTTCCAAGACCAAACCGcactcatcatcatcaaatcatcAACAGGTAGCCCTAGCACGCTTCCGCCTCCCGGGGAGGAGGAAGCCAGTCCACCAGGATCACAAGAAAGAAACAGAGGATGAGGCCGGCGGTTGCGGCCGAAAGCTCGGCCCGCGCAAGAGGCCACCGAGGCCGTTGCTCCGGTGGCGCGGTGCCGGTGCGCGTCGCCATCAGATGGCGCCCGCACGATAGCAGGTAAACAGGTGGAGGATATCGCGCGCGCCCCGCGGTTCACACCGCGCACCGAGCCGCGCCAGCGGTCGGCGTCGGCACGGCGACCGCCGAAAGCGCTCGCGGTCGCGTGCTCCGGGCTGACGGGCGACGGGTGGAGGTCGTGGAGTCCGGCCTCGGCCCACAGCCACTGATTCCACCTCAACAACAAGGCTTTCACTtccaccagaccaccacgtCGAGAGTGCTCGAGCTCGGTTGTTTAAAGCAACACGAGCAAATTAAGCACCCCGAAGCTGAACGCCTATGCTATGCACGATCGAGTAGCGCAAGTTGTCGCTGGAGACTATGATCAGAACTCTAGAAGTTCAGATGCTTCAAGTTACCTCATCAAGTTTTATCGATATCATATTCCTGGCTATGACGCTTAGCCAATAGAGGACACAATTTCTTTCCTGGTTTTATTTTGGAGTACATGTCAAAGTACAAAAACCATTTGAGTAGAGAGAGAGGCTCCCTTCGCTATCAACTTGGCTTTCGTGTGGCAACGTCATTCGACAAAGCCCATCACAATACATCCCCCTCCGTTGCCCTTGCCCATC encodes the following:
- the LOC101786970 gene encoding S-norcoclaurine synthase 1 isoform X2, with the translated sequence MAHAEAGGSIPVPNVQALAQNYNISEEQIPERYIRLEETAEKVIGGHDIFSEIPIIDLNKLLDPQSSKEECAKLGSACKQWGFFQLINHGIPDEVISNFRNDMNEFFKQPLEAKKVYSMEPGNLEGYGQHFVVSDNQKLDWADMFYLMLRPSDSRNLRFWPRNPPSFRDSIDTYSSEAAKLVSCLLRFVAMDMGVEPESLLERFRGQPQSMRMTYYPPCKQAEKVVGLSPHTDGTGLTLLLQANDVQGLQIRKDGKWVAINALDGAFIVNVGDILEILSNGRYKSIEHRAVVHPTRERMSAAVFHQPCKYATVGPLPELVKKDGEAFYNSIGYMDFITRFFAAKLDGRDHLESLKS
- the LOC101786970 gene encoding S-norcoclaurine synthase 1 isoform X1, coding for MAHAEVGRSIPVPNVQALAQTCSGSDEQIPERYIRVEEAAEEVISGRDISSAIPIIDLNKLLDPQSSKEECAKLGSACNQWGFFQLINHGVPDEVIHNFRNGMAEFFKQSLEAKKMYSQVPAVLKGMVSTSFFSESQKLDWADMFYLMLRPSDSRNLRFWPRNPPSFRDSIDTYSSEAAKLVSCLLRFVAMDMGVEPESLLERFRGQPQSMRMTYYPPCKQAEKVVGLSPHTDGTGLTLLLQANDVQGLQIRKDGKWVAINALDGAFIVNVGDILEILSNGRYKSIEHRAVVHPTRERMSAAVFHQPCKYATVGPLPELVKKDGEAFYNSIGYMDFITRFFAAKLDGRDHLESLKS